In the genome of Centropristis striata isolate RG_2023a ecotype Rhode Island chromosome 6, C.striata_1.0, whole genome shotgun sequence, the window TGGCTCGCCTAGCAAGCCTCAGTGCATGAGGCATAAACCCACAATTCATGCAACACCCGAAACCCATCAGGCGCTCAACCCACAGACATACTGGGCATTGGCCGTGGCCATCCTCTGCTTGGAGGGGGCCATACAGGACACACTGTGATGGGGACTCAACATACTGTTAACCACACACTATTAAGAACAACAGCGAGTACACTGTGTTTACAGGAGCACCAGTGATGTGATGCTCACAGCTGCCGTACAGCCGGCACTGTACAGCAAATCAAAATGTAAGGCCAAGCTGTCTGGCAAAAGCACAAGACAAGGTtcagaaatgaaaaaatacgCAACCAGGCTAAGCGAGAGCAACAAAGCCACGGTGCGAGAGAGAACAGCACAAAGCTGACATACACCCGGCACTGTGTAACAAACTTGTAACACAAAGCTGTCTGGCGAAAACACTTGATAAGGTTCGGAAATGAATAAATACGCAACCGGGCTAAAGCGAGAGCAACAAGCCACGGTGCGAGAGATAACCGCACACAGCTGCCGTACAACCGGCACTGTAGAacaaaaatgtaacacaaagccGTCTGGCGAACACACTATACAAGGTTCAGAAATGAGTAACTATGCAACCAGGCTAAGGCAAGAGCCTCAAAGCCACGGTGCGAGAGAGAACCGCACACAGCGGGGAGAGTAGCGATAGCAACCGTGCTACCCGAAGGCTAGAAAACAGACTATGATCGCACATACTTACTTGCCCACGCACACCCACAACTAGGCCAAAACACCTGTCGGCAGAGCAATGATCAAACATGCAGCACTCTCCACAACTAGCTGAGTGCTGACAGTAAGCAGACACACGAGCCAGCACGTCGGCATCGCCACCGGCTACATCGTGCAGCTGACGACGTTCCAAAACAGCAATTTGCAGCCTCTGGTGGACGAATAACGTCCGAAGCACCAACCCTTGGGGTACGAAGCTACCAGCGACGAGCTGATTATAGATTATTAGAATATGTGTATGACCTGCAATCATACAATCCGCAATCGTGAGAACATAGAAGGAACAGATCCTCTGGTGACACCAGAACTTATAGATGTTCCCGGGTCATCCAGGGGTCACAGGTGACTTTGTTTGTATAACTACTCGACCTGCGCATGCGCGAATATCTAGTGCTTAAAGCACAACTATGACCAATTACACTTAATAACAACTAATGCTGGAGATGACTAAATCTTACTTTCAGTTCTATAAATCAGCTACCTGGATATTCTTGACCATGCTGAAAGGTCTCTGCCAGCgacctctgtctctgtgcaaTCATAGtaccaataataatattaacaatataatATGGAAATTAATATAATGAATATAGATACAATGTGTTAATATATGGTTATTAACAGATGAAATGCAGTgacatattatttttatttatgttaatataaGTTAGTTGGCAGCTAGTTCCATTTATTATTCTTGTATATTTTAGTATACGTTACATTTGATTTGATCTATTTACTAGTTCGGATTCACTATGctgttaaatttgtatttttctctcatgggtgagCAACTAGaatgacacaaatttacatAGGGATAAATAGTgtacttctgattctgattgcaAAGAGTTGCATGTCGGGCAATTTGTGTTATTAGCACAATTACCAAATATTCTggtaaaataaagatgaaataataTGCTTTGGTGTTTGGTGTGACGAGATATTTGAACAGCTGGAGAAAGGGAAGACACACAATGTTGCTTTCAGACAACACAATCTATTGTTTCCTCTTTTAAAAACgtatttaaaacaacaacatcaacaaacaaaaaaaaacattcaaactaaattttaagtaaaagtaataatctttaaaaataaatgaataaaaaaaaacacccgcTTGCGTTTGGCGATTTTGAGGTCTCTTTAGTGTTAAAAGGGAAGCAAAAGGATCTTGTTCTTGAGAAAAAGGGTCTACTTTTGCATATCTAACATTAATTTTGCTGTGCAATTTAAGACACCATAACTGCTTTTTTGCGTTAAACAAATACACCTCAATTCACCTTACCTCACCACTTGTATGTCAGTGCTTTTAAGTTGTCTTTTATAGCACCTTTCTAGTATTGCACcctgaaaaaaatgcatgtattatAGGCTGGACATAAAGTGGCTGTAGTTTttcgtttgttttgttgtggcaCAGTTCCTTTAATTGATGATCTTTGCAGAAAATGTTAAGGTGGACTGTTACACTTCAATAGATGATCTTTGAACAAATGTCTAAAGAAAACGCTAGAGTGCCCCGCTGTCTTGTGTATTGTAGAAGATCTTCGTACCGGTTGTCCGCAACATGCTCCTGCAAAAGAACCGAGCTTTGAGTCATCATTGCAAGGGTGCAACATAAATTGCTGTTTCCGCCCGGTCTACAAAGAGCAACAAGCCGAAGACTGGATTTTACCGAACAAAGGTGCGACACAACGGACAATAACCAGCTAGCCATGTTCGCTACTCTAGCTCGTGATGTCTGCTCCAGCTCCTTGGAAAAGCGAGGCATGATGGAACAGAAAGTGAAAGCCTGAAGCGGATTTTACTCTCTTCATCTTGGACTGTGAGTAATATATGTACAGAGAAAAACATGGATCCTGAGTGGGAGTCATTTATGACTGATATTGAGAGGAAGCTCGATGCCGGTAATAAAGTAATCTGTGAAGCTCTTCAGAACCTCACTACACATGTTGCTAGTCTTAGTAAAGCAGGAACAtacaaagaggaagaaagacagACTAAAGTTCAGAGAGATTTTGGTGGAGCTAAACGCCAGCCGAGGAAATGTCAAGAATGTGAAAAGTCAAACCCTGATGGAAAATGCACACATTGCGTCAAATGTGGCAGCAGTGAACATTGGGCTGTTGGCTGTCgcagaaaacaaaacatcacaGCTACTACCTGCAAAATAGAAGTTCCCCTCACCAAGATAAACCAGACTGCAGTGTTGAATGAGAGAACTGTGTTGTCAAAAAAACAGGTGAAGACGGATTGCAAGTGTCGATCGTTGACCTAAActggaaaaacacacatttaccaGAAGCTGAGATTCGGCCAGTACAAGAACTTCTTGATGAAGATGTACTAAATCTTTCTGCTGCAAATGGGAGAGATATTCCATATGAAGGCTGGATAGCGGCGGAGTTTAACTTACTAGAAAATCGAGGCAGTGAGTTATTTGTGCCTATTTTAGTAAAAACTTAATCACTCGAGAGACCGATAATTGGTTTTAATGTCATTGAGGAGTTGACTCCCACTGAAACGTCCCCAGACAAAGCAGTAAAGAACAGGTTTGTCCACAGTCTTGGCTCAGCACTAGATAGGACCCAAGAAGGCAAAAGCTGTCCATACAGTCCTGAAGAACCAAAAAGGTAACTCAGAAAGTCACATTGCTCGACTGGGCAGACAAGATATCATCATCCCAAAACACTGTGTGACAAAAGTGAATTGTGGCAGACTGAACAAGAGAGTGCTGCAAGGTGCCTATACAATCCTGGAACCGAATGAGAGCACACCATGGTCTGCTGGACTGACAGTGAATCAGCAGCTTGTTCAGCTCCCCACTGAAGATAACGCAATGATAACAGTAACAGTAGAGAATAAGACAGAGACTAACATCAGACTACAAAACCGCACTGTCATTGGCTGGTTATTTGAGGTGGAGGCCATTCTCCCCTGTGTGGAAAAAGCCACGTCAGTCACGTCCACAGAATGAGACTGTTAACTCAAACAAAGTGGAAGCGAATGAAAAGAGCACAACCCCAGTGAATAAGCAACAGAAAGCCAACACTGAGAAGATGTCCTGGGACCCTCCAGTCGACCTCTCACACTTAAAAGTGGATCAGTGAGAGAAGGTGAGACAAATGTTAAGAGAGGAGTGTGATGTCTTTGCCAGAGACGACGGGGACACTGGATGCATTCCCGATCTACAGATGGTAATACGCCTTAAAGATGATATTCCAGTGACAAAGACATACAATGCCATCCCACGTCATCTGTATCAAGAGGTGAAAAATCACATTCAGGATTTATTAAGTCGCGGATCCAGATATCCAGATATAGATGATCCAGAAATCAAGCTCGTCTTACTCATCTCCCATCGtcattgtgagaaaaaaaggacTTGAAATGAAAAGACACTGGCCAACCGACACCAAATCCCAAGAATCCAGGAGATACTGGAAAACCTTGGTGGTAATACGTGGTTCACAGTGCTTGATCAAGGCAAAGCCTACCAGAAAATGTTACCGTGGACTGTTACACTTCAATAGATGATctttgaaaaatgtctaaagaaaaCGCTAGAGTGCGCTGTCTTGTGTATCATAGAAGATCTTCGTACCTGTTGTCCGCAACATGCTCCTGTAAAAGAACCGAGcttttaagtaaataaagttGCCAAGAGAGAAGACTTTGAGTCATCATTGCAAGGGTGCAACACTAGTTCTAAATCTATaaaagtggttttgtagcctaaattcaacaaaactgctgcctttttactttttcagcAAACATTATGTTTATGTGTAATGACGTGTGCGCTATTTTCAGATTGCTTCGCTCATTTGAGTCGTTTTGACAAACGCTAATTCAGGTCGGTTTGGGTGGCACTGATAGATGAGCGATTCTTTAGATCTTGTTGTTCATTTAGTACATGGTTTAGCATGGCTCTGCTCATGGGAGTCAACACATTTACAAGGATGTAAAGAAGTTTGAATTTAGAATAGCATACGTTTTTAGGGATTCATTAGGTGTCACTCTTGACTGTGCGCAGTTCCGGCCCTAACCAATTTATCGTCCTAGGCAAGATTTTAGGAGCTGCCCCCTTGCATCGCAGTAAATTCCACTGCCAATTTACATATGCTCACACAAGAAactgcaacagtgtgtttggatcacctctgactcacacacacacacagatgatgtGATGCAGACAGGCTTGTTTCTCCATCATGCTGGAATTGTTTTGAAGCGGAAAAGACAGGTGTTAAATACGCTGCAGTGAATCGCAACATTGTTAATCTGTATTTTATtagaattgaaaataataaagccTAATACAGTAGTCAATTTTGAGTGAACAGTAGGCGCTTATGGAAAGCTCTGACTTTACTCACCCGAAGCTCGTTGTTGAGTTTAGTGTTGCAGATGCAGCTGTGGCGGGCCGCAAATGGGAAACACTGTATTGTTacactgttgttgttattattattattattattattgttacagCCTCTGGTTGGCCCAGGggactttgtctgtctgtgttttttccctgtgtgtgtgtgcaggggtgAGGCTTCCAGACTCCGCCCCACGAGCATCTCCACCTGGTCTCCCCGCCGCAGCTGCCTGCAATCACCTCATCACCCTGCAGCATATCTACCTCGGCAGTATCCCTTTGTGCCTATTACCCTGCCCGTAATATCTACTAAGATAATAAagactatttttgtttttcaccctCTGCGTTTGGGTCTGTTCTTCAGGGAACCTTAACAAttattatatcatcatcattgtttttattatttaataggcTTTGCTATGCAGTTCAATTAATGTGAGTGTTATGCCCCTGTCTCGGGGGCCGAGaacacaacatgaaaaggccccatcttACCCATCTCCCAATTAGCCATAAACAAAGATTAGTTTAAAGAGCAGGTAATacttatttacaataataactttggtgaatacatatatattcttcaacttaggggtggactaaggccaaaataacaaacaaaacaatcctgTCAGAAATCTATGGAGCCCCTTAAGGgacattgaaagaaaaaaaatcgaagtaaaaaattatattttaaagattTGCGAAATATTGCAAGATCTTTGCAATATCTCGCAAAGGTTTTGCGAGAAATCGCAataatttcatttaaattgaTGTACTTCCGGGTCACTTTGGCCCATAGAGACTGTAAAGACAACGATGGAGAGCATTCACCGAGATCTGTGGTCCAGACGCGTAGCCAGTAATGGGCCTACTCACTGCTTACTCACTGGCCCACCCAGccaagtttgataaaaacatattttgttacaaaaaaatataaacatgtatgtaagaaaggaaatacatgtataattgtatttgtaactcggcccgtgtgggatgagcctctccacaccctggaactctgtgttgtgttgtttatgatgatgtagggcggaggagggaccagtcggacacggcTGGTCGTTATATTACGGCTCGGACCGCATCATGCTtaatttctcacaacggctggccactcaaccttaaacagtacaagtaaacactggcgtgagacaacagaaagtctaaaggccggtgttgtgtccttactggtttccacactaactggttgccgtaggctatgatctgcgcattttctgttacgcatgagctgtccgtggcaCTGAAAACACTTGCCgttaatgtgagaattctgtctgatgcagaaGAGCCTTGATTCCCAAACAAAGTATACATAGGATACATGAGCTATGATGTCAGACCATACATTCCTCCACCATTGAGATGATTTAAGTGCCAGAAATATCGACATGTAGCAGCAAATTGTAGAGGGAAACAAAGGTGTGGAAGATGTGCAGGCGATCACAAGTATGGGAAATGTGAGCAAGGGGCTAAGCTAAAGTGCTGCAACTGTGGCGGGGAACACAGCTCAACCAATAGGGGATGTGAAGTGAGCAAGAAAGCGTCTGAGGTGCAGCGAGTTAAAGTGTGTCAAGGAGTAACGTACTCCGAGGCAGTTAAGAAAGTGTCCAAGCAGGCAGAGGCATCCAAATCAGTTTACAGAGAGAGAAGCAACGTGCAATGTGACGGAACTGATCAGGTGATAATAAATGAAGATACGCTCATAGTGAGCAAGAGTgacttggtaacactttctatgaagactacatctatagtgcattatgagcgcattcatagtgaattataatgctcattataatcaatcataatgcattatgactgcactcataaacacataaagcttcatgatgcactatatcaacagttataaatatagcttttaATGACTattaaatccaagtgtcttatgagtgctcttgactggttataaactacaggctgactgatgaggcttataatacattacaactgctcatacccctctatacacacacctcaacaatcaattgttataaggactcataggatgccataagtataaataatgacttatgatgcagcatagcttcttttaaatgcatgaaaatgtgttacactttacttaacgccaacaatgaaacaacatgattagctatactgcattatagatgcgtctatatgaacctcactttacttaaagcatacattgatcatttatttatacttatggcatctctacaatatacaaaaacatGTCGGGGCTGGCGGAGTCAGGAGCAGGAACACAAAAGAGGAGATGGCCATCTCACGCCTTAGTATCGGACACACAGGATTAAACCAAAAACTCCATAGAATAGGCAAGCACCCTACAGGGCTTTGCAGCCACTGTAATAAACCAGAAACTGTCCAACATGTGCTGATAGAATGTAAGATGTGCATGGCTGAAAGAAAGACTTCTAGAGGATGGGAAACACAGTAACATCCTGGAAAGTCTTCTTGGGAAAAAATCAGGCAAAGAAAACAAGACCCTATTTAATTATCTGAGGGAAACAGGACTTATAGAGAGAATTTAGTTATGTATTTaagtattattactattgtttcccttttttcccgttaaatcatttatttatcttaatattaatattattatctagcctggctaacaccagaccaaatctcatttgagattaggtctggacacctgccgttcatttttccgtagaggaggtgtggtttacgatcctccggagccgttgaggatcgtaaaccacacgcttagaatgtctatcaaaagtgtctgtaggtagctcttagccaatcagatcagttttaccagatgacgtagtagagcaacagaaatggatgtttgttgtgtgtgtgtctgtgagagagtgttgtttgctgctttgcttctccagttctcgctttcttcaagattatttattttcacgctttattccccctcatgtccttcagccacacacatccactgattttatgggcaacaaacaagctgctgcgggtctctcagcggccctgctgtcccccggctcggagcgagatcaccagcggtgaccggcggtctcaccggctcgatGCAACGAGCCGCCGAGACCgccggtgcggcgctaatagccccgctaccggtgatctcgctaccagccgggggacagcggagccgccgagagacctttcgcctttcaactttcgctctaaactatttaaaacaccatctacagctaaagagagtttcgtgtctgcagcagccatgttggatccggaaagcttccgtCTGCTGAGTAGTACACGTCATCGTCtaaccgtccctccccgctctgtgattggatccctaaaacagggctaagaaactggcttggttgccagaccgcctggaggttcgaaattaaattcgagcgcgcaaggcagtctgggtatacccaggctaattattatcattattatattactttatgtattttaatatttttatttattattatatttctttatttttctttctttcttttattagtatttttattttctctccttattTTCCTGTCTATCTACTGCTCCACACACCAGTCCAGTAGGTGGCAGTAATGCACCTGTACGTTGGTCTGCCAACCGCCAAtaaaactcaaaagaagaaaaagaacataCAAACGCAGTTTGCAAATaatgaccacagtcataacagtgggcttacttttttttccttcccccATTTGTGGCGCCATCTGGATGGACGGCGCCCTAGCATTTGACTTGCCTATACTGCCTTTACCACGGGCCGGCTCTGACCGGGTGGAGCACAAGCTCTGGGGACAGTAGTGGAAAGCAGGCTTGTTGATCTGTCTGAGGAAAGATGATCGGTGGATAAGGACACATGACAACTGATGAGcaagaaggggaggaggaggaggatgagaaggaggaggagggatcaAAGGTAAAgagataataaaacagcaataagGCTTAATATGAACACGCTTGAGGAAAAAGTGTCACACCACAAACTAAGGGGGAGATATGTTGGGACAGCCTTTGAGGTCACTATactctttgtttttcactttattgTGTCTGGGGACCCTGCTGACCATTGTCATCTGGCACATGGGCGACAACAAGTAAGTTTGTAACTAATTTTCCCAGTCAGAAAGGAGTGTGCTGCTGACAGGACGACAGGCAAGAGTCGCAGATCACAAGGACATAGCAGTTGAGGAAATAGTAATCGAGTCATGAGTCATGTCAAAAGATACAAGGCTGTGAAAATGTGTAGTAAGTGTGAACTGATGGTGTGGATATGTCTTAAACGACACCATGTGTATTCAATTgtgttgtaatgtttttttcaacttcatttaatttatacagCCAAAAACCAGTCTGTACAGAATACGACACCTTCTGTCCCTTAACCCTCACTTCGACAAGGCAAAACTCTTTTAAAAACAACCCAAACCTTTAACAGGGAAAATCTGTGCCTGTATCTGTAATTTACCTCAATAAATACGGGCATGTTATTGCCTTTGTAAGCAAATTTATGAATCTGGTTGCTTAGAACTtcgactaacacacacacacacacacacacattcatctgaCGACGTCACACTTGGCTGGTGTGTTGAGAAACCAAGGAAGTGCAGTGCTGATTGTGAAAAAGCTTATATTGTggctaaaatatttttaaaagttttgctATGGCACTATACATCTCAATGAAGTAGGTTGATTTTGTATGTACATAGTTTTATGGCTATAAGTTTAACTTTTTCCTTGTTAACAACACAGCAAAAATAATGGCCACTCCTGCTCCAGATACCATTCACAGGCCATATGACAGAAgttgagacaaaataaaaatagcgaGAGGTCCTAGATTGTAGATTAGAGGCTTAATATCACATGTGAAATTGTTTGGTTGAGCACCCCAACGGGCACTGCAATTATATAGTATAATGACAACCTGTCATAGGTTTTTGGTTTTTAGTCCCACAGGTGCAGACAGGGACTCATACAATACAAGACTCCAACTGGACTACATcagagttctttttttttaattgaatttcgTTCTCATGTGATGCTGACAACATAATGTAACACTAAAATATCCACTTGTTCCGTCCACAGTAATGTGGAACCTTACAGACCACCTCGTCATAAGAAAAGTCCTCCTCGACTTTCTGAACTCTGCAAAGGCTGCGGGTGAAAGCAGACATGCTTCCCTTGTTGTGACTGTCACTATTTctcttattaaaaaatgaattaatggacatttttatttttgctgatatctgtatttggatgtgtgtgtgtgtgtgtcacagggaGGTCATTGCCAAAGTAAAAGAGCGTTACTCTCAAAACTGGATGAAGCAGGAAAACAATTACACAAagttcaggtaaaaaaaaaaagatcattttggattttttttcatacatttttttatacatatgcTGTTCCTCCAGTGTTCATAGTTCATGTAGGCAGGAATTACATACAGTTCATGAACAATGACAGTATTTAAGAGGTATTTTAAATACGTCTGAAATTCTGATATGAAAgaagaaactttttatttgtttttattgttattatttttattgaattaactatttatttggcaacttACATTTTGAAGGTCAGTCAACACTATTGACCatctattattaaataaagtccTTGTGGTTCCTCAGATCTGAGCTGAGCAGCAAGTGTAATGGTTTTGACAAGGCCATCATTACCCAGGCCAACACTCCAGTGGGATCCAAGATTGTGTTTGATGGACAAAAGAAGAGGAGCCTCGAGGTGACCCCGGAGATTTTCAGCACCTTTGCAAAGGTCTGTTGTGTCTCATTCATTGATATTTCCATCATTAACATCTGTCACTATTTTGGTATCATGATTGTTCCTCAGATGTTTTACCACAGACATTATTTAACTGCTTTGCTCTTGTAACTTCTGCTACAAGTCAAGCAGGTTACATTTCTTTAATCCAATATAATGTGACTTCAATACAGTGACCTACTTTTCATGACATAGCTATTTACATTTGTAAAAGCAGAATGGTTAGACTCTGACAActcataaaggtgaggtaaGGTACACTATGGCGGTGCACCAATCAGTACACAAACAGATCACACCAATTACTGTCATTCAACAGACAAAAAGGAGCAGGAACCATTTCTTATTAAATTTAATGGTCAGGAAATGGTGGcagatttatgttgttttatgtatAGATTTATGTGTATCTGTAACCAAATGGTAGCACCCTGAACTCACTGAACAAAGGTGGCTAAGGTGGGCAGGGTTTAACAGGACATTCTTTATGACTTTGTACACTTGGGAGAGATCAATTAAATTCACTTCTGCAATTTTACTGTGTATTCTAACAATCCCTCCTCACCTGTTACTGTTTTGACCCATACCAATAAAAGAGATTATGAAAACAGAtacaataaagacattttaaaaaaaaaatctcattaagATGACGTCAATTTAAAACTTCTGAGCTTTTGATTAAAGTACATGTGCCGATGATCCTTTGCCAGTTCAGTACCAGTATGAACTTAACTTTTCAACAATTATTATTGCTGTTGATTCCAGGAGCATGTTTTCTGTTGCTGTTGATTCCAGGAGCATCCACTCCCAAATCAAACGTGGGACACGTGTGCTGTTGTTGGGAACGGAGAGATCCTGACTGACAGCGGCTGTGGAAAGATGATCCATTCAGCTCAGTTTGTTATCAGGTGAGAAAGTTGTCCAATGTCGTGGCTTGACAGGCGGTCGCAATTCCATATAACATTCTCTTTATCTTCTCTTTGTTCAGGTGCAACCTTCCTCCTTTGGAAGACGACTATGAGAAAGATGTGGGCACCAAGACTGACCTTGTGACAGCAAACCTAAGCATCCTCAAAAAGAAGTGAGCGAGATCACAAATCTCACTGCACCTTAAAATTTTCTTTAGTTTTGTCACTTCACAtctgttgtttattttcaggtACGGGGCTCTACAGGGGCGTCGCCGTCCGTTTGTGGAGAGCCTGGGAATCTATGGcaactctcttcttctcctttctgGCCTCACTTCTGAGTGCCTGCGGGCTGTCTACAGTATTGAGGACTTTGAAAGCCCCATCCGACCTGTTTTCTTTAACCCTGAATACTTTCAGAAACTGGCTGTCTTCTGGCGCTCCCAAGGCATAAAAGCATTGAGGCTCAGCACCGGCATAATGATGACTAGCCTGGCACTGGAACTCTGTGCTAACGTGCATCTGTACGGGTTCTGGCCCTTCAGTAATCATCCACATGGACTCTATGCCCTGACTAACCACTACTACGATGATGCACAATTTAATGCAAAATTCCATGTCATGCCGATTGAGTTTGACCTCTTGTTGCAGCTGCACAGTCAGGGGGTGCTCAGGCTTCACCTGGAAGATTGTCGGCCAGGTAAAACGTAGTTCCAGGAACTAATGGAAGCTGACAGGACAGGAGAAAAGTGGTTTGTAGTCTACTCACTCATAAAGTCTGTCATACTTTTGAATGAATAGACAGATGTATTTTGGTTG includes:
- the LOC131973043 gene encoding alpha-2,8-sialyltransferase 8F-like, with protein sequence MLGQPLRSLYSLFFTLLCLGTLLTIVIWHMGDNNNVEPYRPPRHKKSPPRLSELCKGCGEVIAKVKERYSQNWMKQENNYTKFRSELSSKCNGFDKAIITQANTPVGSKIVFDGQKKRSLEVTPEIFSTFAKEHPLPNQTWDTCAVVGNGEILTDSGCGKMIHSAQFVIRCNLPPLEDDYEKDVGTKTDLVTANLSILKKKYGALQGRRRPFVESLGIYGNSLLLLSGLTSECLRAVYSIEDFESPIRPVFFNPEYFQKLAVFWRSQGIKALRLSTGIMMTSLALELCANVHLYGFWPFSNHPHGLYALTNHYYDDAQFNAKFHVMPIEFDLLLQLHSQGVLRLHLEDCRPGKT